The following are from one region of the Gemmatimonadota bacterium genome:
- the thiD gene encoding bifunctional hydroxymethylpyrimidine kinase/phosphomethylpyrimidine kinase, whose product MADLCALAIGGSDSSGAAGLVEDLHAFRCGRVRGAIAVTAVTAQGAEGVVAVHPVPPEVVRAQIDACLKSLPVRAAKTGMLLDRGIVAEVADAFVRGESVPLVVDPVLESTSGHALLDTGGLAELRTRLLPVATIVTPNVPEATALTGLPIGDEAGMERAGRAMLDLGCRAVLVKGGHLPSGPCVDLLIRPEAETVRFSSPRRPGPTRRGSGCFLASGIAAGIAHGLELPAAVERARQALKSSGNPHEEPHKSRFIH is encoded by the coding sequence ATGGCAGATCTTTGTGCGCTGGCTATCGGGGGTTCCGACTCCAGCGGCGCGGCGGGTCTCGTGGAGGATCTTCATGCGTTCCGGTGCGGGCGCGTCCGGGGAGCCATCGCTGTCACCGCCGTCACCGCCCAGGGAGCCGAAGGCGTGGTTGCCGTGCATCCGGTTCCGCCCGAAGTGGTGCGTGCGCAGATCGACGCGTGCCTGAAGTCGCTTCCCGTTCGTGCCGCCAAGACCGGAATGCTTCTGGATCGCGGGATTGTGGCCGAAGTGGCGGACGCCTTCGTGAGGGGGGAGTCTGTGCCCCTGGTGGTGGACCCCGTGCTGGAATCGACATCCGGGCACGCGCTCCTGGACACCGGGGGGCTGGCTGAGTTGCGAACGCGGCTCCTTCCCGTCGCGACGATCGTGACCCCCAATGTGCCGGAGGCCACGGCGCTGACGGGGCTTCCCATCGGCGACGAGGCGGGGATGGAACGCGCCGGCCGGGCCATGCTCGATCTCGGCTGCCGGGCGGTTCTTGTCAAAGGAGGGCACCTTCCGTCCGGGCCGTGCGTCGATCTCCTGATCCGGCCCGAAGCGGAGACGGTGCGCTTCTCCTCCCCCCGGCGCCCGGGCCCGACCCGCCGGGGGTCCGGGTGCTTTCTTGCGTCCGGGATTGCGGCGGGGATCGCCCACGGGCTGGAGCTTCCGGCGGCGGTCGAGCGCGCCCGCCAGGCGTTGAAATCCTCCGGAAACCCTCACGAAG
- a CDS encoding sulfurtransferase TusA family protein produces MSGDSASSGEVVDARGLLCPLPVIRLAERFDDLPAGEGMDLLADDPAAEDDVRLWCRGRGYTVESVSREGRTVRIRVRKSG; encoded by the coding sequence GTGAGCGGGGATTCGGCGTCGTCCGGGGAGGTGGTCGATGCTCGGGGGCTTCTGTGCCCGCTTCCCGTGATTCGGCTGGCGGAACGGTTCGACGATCTGCCCGCGGGGGAGGGGATGGACCTGCTCGCCGACGACCCGGCCGCGGAGGACGATGTCCGGCTCTGGTGCCGGGGGCGCGGGTACACCGTGGAGAGCGTGAGTCGCGAAGGGCGAACCGTTCGGATCCGGGTGCGAAAGTCCGGGTGA
- a CDS encoding DUF362 domain-containing protein encodes MTSHSFPGRGKVAVLKTHPDTVLEDYARLMEMAGFRDALVPSVETLLKINISWATWFPACSTAPWQLEGAILALREAGYDQLTAAHNKTVVVDAYVGERNNGHKAVVDRHGVKNVHLYEPYCEWEVYEPRAEMLVLNDIFPEGIRIPKLFHGKNIVHFPTVKTHVFTTITGAMKNAFGGLLSEKRHWTHSVIHETVVDLLAIQQEIHAGIFAVMDGTFAGNGAGPRAMVPVEKDVILASADQVAIDAVSARMQGFDPMSLRFIRLAHERGLGVGDPKDIEIVGHDISLEDWGFVQEETFASKGQKLIYHGPLKPLENVLLRSPIVPWSYAASRIYHDLYWYPFVGKKRVEWGLGTKWGKLFRTY; translated from the coding sequence ATGACGAGCCATTCCTTCCCCGGGCGGGGGAAAGTCGCGGTCCTGAAGACGCATCCGGACACCGTTCTCGAGGACTATGCGCGCCTCATGGAGATGGCCGGGTTCCGCGATGCCCTGGTGCCGAGCGTGGAGACGCTGCTCAAGATCAACATCTCCTGGGCCACCTGGTTCCCCGCCTGCTCGACGGCGCCCTGGCAGCTGGAGGGCGCCATTCTCGCGCTGCGAGAGGCCGGATACGACCAACTCACCGCCGCCCACAACAAGACCGTGGTGGTGGACGCATATGTCGGAGAACGCAACAACGGGCACAAGGCGGTCGTGGACCGGCACGGCGTGAAGAATGTCCACCTCTACGAGCCGTACTGCGAATGGGAAGTGTACGAACCGCGCGCGGAGATGCTCGTCTTGAACGACATCTTCCCGGAAGGGATTCGTATTCCGAAGCTGTTCCACGGCAAGAACATCGTGCATTTCCCCACGGTGAAGACGCATGTGTTCACCACCATTACCGGCGCGATGAAAAACGCGTTCGGCGGGCTGCTCAGTGAGAAGCGGCATTGGACGCACTCGGTGATTCACGAGACGGTCGTGGATCTGCTGGCCATCCAGCAGGAAATCCACGCGGGCATCTTCGCGGTGATGGACGGGACCTTCGCGGGCAATGGCGCCGGTCCGCGCGCGATGGTGCCGGTCGAGAAGGATGTGATTCTGGCATCGGCCGATCAGGTGGCGATCGATGCGGTATCCGCACGCATGCAGGGCTTCGACCCCATGTCCCTCCGGTTCATTCGTCTGGCGCACGAGCGTGGTCTCGGGGTGGGAGACCCGAAGGACATTGAGATCGTCGGCCACGACATTTCGCTGGAAGACTGGGGATTCGTTCAGGAAGAGACTTTCGCGTCGAAGGGGCAGAAGCTGATCTACCACGGACCGCTGAAGCCGCTGGAGAATGTCCTGCTTCGTTCGCCCATTGTCCCATGGTCCTATGCGGCGTCCCGCATCTACCACGATCTGTACTGGTACCCCTTCGTCGGAAAGAAACGCGTGGAGTGGGGACTCGGGACGAAGTGGGGCAAGCTCTTCCGGACCTACTGA